From Bradyrhizobium symbiodeficiens, the proteins below share one genomic window:
- a CDS encoding LysR family transcriptional regulator, with protein sequence MDLIALADFNLVARHGGFGKAARATGRPKATLSRRVSELESNLDLRLFERGGRDLKLTQEGRALHERTGALLTELDETAAAIASGGDKPKGRLRVSAPLLFSQTAMGRLAAGFALLHPQVRLEVTTDDRHVDMIEEGFDLVIRVNPDPDEGLVGRIFLRDRLVVVAGPNLKRPKGDLAVPAVVRGNDETAAWDIRRPASTSRIAVDPVLRLSSLMMVRDAVRAGVGAARLPLSLVSHDLAAGTLVRWGDVEGPDIALWTLHPSRRLLSARVSAFLDYLKEAFPKGTPDELAAYIGG encoded by the coding sequence ATGGATTTGATTGCCTTAGCCGATTTCAACCTTGTCGCCCGCCACGGAGGGTTCGGAAAGGCCGCGCGTGCAACGGGACGTCCGAAAGCGACCTTGTCCCGGCGCGTGTCCGAACTCGAAAGCAACCTCGATCTGCGTCTCTTCGAGCGCGGAGGACGCGATCTCAAGCTCACTCAGGAAGGACGAGCGCTCCATGAGCGAACGGGAGCACTCCTCACCGAGCTCGACGAGACGGCGGCGGCGATCGCCTCGGGCGGGGACAAGCCAAAGGGCAGGTTGCGCGTCAGTGCGCCCCTGCTCTTTTCGCAAACTGCCATGGGCCGGCTAGCGGCCGGCTTCGCGCTTCTGCATCCGCAGGTCCGGCTAGAGGTGACGACGGATGATCGCCACGTCGACATGATCGAGGAGGGCTTTGATCTCGTGATCCGGGTCAATCCCGATCCGGATGAAGGCCTCGTCGGCCGCATCTTCCTGCGTGACCGACTGGTGGTCGTGGCCGGCCCCAACCTGAAACGACCAAAGGGTGATCTGGCCGTTCCAGCCGTGGTGCGCGGAAATGACGAGACCGCAGCCTGGGACATCAGGCGACCAGCCAGCACCTCGCGCATTGCCGTCGACCCGGTGCTTCGCCTGTCATCGCTGATGATGGTCCGCGACGCGGTTCGAGCCGGCGTCGGCGCTGCGCGGCTGCCTCTGTCGTTGGTCAGTCATGATCTGGCTGCCGGCACACTGGTACGCTGGGGCGACGTCGAGGGACCCGACATCGCCCTGTGGACACTCCATCCCTCCCGGCGATTGCTCAGTGCGCGCGTCTCCGCCTTCCTCGATTATCTGAAGGAAGCCTTTCCGAAGGGAACGCCCGACGAATTGGCAGCCTATATCGGGGGATGA
- a CDS encoding CmpA/NrtA family ABC transporter substrate-binding protein yields MTKRIRRPSNTGLSRRQVLRAAGSTAALLAAAKLNFPAGAFAQDSGPEVKGAKLGFIALTDATPLFVAKEKGIFAKYGMPDVEVQKQASWGTTRDNLVLGSEGNGIDGAHILTPMPYLISAGKVTQNNQPTPMYILARLNLNGQCISVAKEYADLKIGIDTAPFKAALEKKKAGGKAVKAAMTFPGGTHDLWIRYWLAAGGIDPDKDIETIVVPPPQMVANMKVGTMDCFCVCEPWNLQLIHQNIGYTAITTGELWDKHPEKSFGMRAAWVDKYPKAAKALLMAVMEAQQWSEKMENREEAAAICAKRQWINCPVEDVTDRMKGKFDYGTGRVVENSPQQMRFWKDQASYPFQSHDLWFLTEDIRWGKYEANFDAKALIAKVNREDLWKDAAKALGVAAAEIPTSTSRGKETFFDGKVFDPENPAAYLKSLAIKRVEV; encoded by the coding sequence ATGACAAAGCGCATTCGCCGGCCTTCGAATACTGGCCTCAGCCGCCGTCAAGTGTTGAGGGCCGCCGGCAGTACCGCGGCTCTTCTCGCCGCCGCCAAACTCAATTTCCCCGCCGGAGCGTTTGCGCAGGATTCAGGCCCCGAGGTCAAGGGCGCCAAGCTCGGCTTCATCGCGCTCACCGACGCGACCCCACTGTTCGTTGCCAAGGAGAAGGGCATCTTCGCCAAATACGGCATGCCCGACGTCGAGGTGCAGAAGCAGGCCTCCTGGGGCACCACGCGCGACAATCTCGTGCTCGGCTCGGAAGGCAACGGCATCGACGGCGCGCACATCCTGACCCCGATGCCGTACCTGATCTCGGCCGGCAAGGTGACGCAGAACAACCAGCCGACGCCGATGTACATCCTGGCGCGCCTGAACCTGAACGGTCAGTGCATTTCGGTCGCCAAGGAATATGCCGACCTCAAAATCGGAATCGACACCGCGCCCTTCAAGGCCGCGCTGGAGAAGAAGAAGGCCGGCGGCAAGGCCGTGAAGGCGGCGATGACCTTCCCCGGCGGCACGCATGATCTCTGGATTCGCTACTGGCTAGCAGCCGGCGGCATCGATCCGGACAAGGACATCGAGACCATCGTGGTGCCGCCGCCGCAGATGGTCGCCAACATGAAGGTTGGCACCATGGATTGCTTCTGCGTTTGCGAGCCCTGGAATCTCCAGCTGATCCACCAGAACATCGGCTACACCGCGATCACCACAGGCGAACTCTGGGACAAGCATCCGGAGAAGTCGTTCGGTATGCGCGCGGCCTGGGTCGACAAATATCCGAAGGCCGCGAAAGCGCTGCTGATGGCCGTGATGGAAGCCCAGCAATGGTCCGAGAAGATGGAGAATCGCGAAGAGGCGGCGGCGATCTGCGCCAAGCGGCAGTGGATCAATTGCCCGGTCGAGGACGTCACCGACCGCATGAAGGGCAAGTTCGACTACGGCACTGGCCGCGTCGTCGAGAACTCGCCGCAGCAGATGCGCTTCTGGAAGGACCAGGCCTCTTACCCGTTCCAGAGCCATGACCTCTGGTTCCTCACCGAGGACATCCGCTGGGGCAAATACGAGGCGAACTTCGACGCCAAGGCGCTCATTGCCAAGGTCAACCGCGAAGACCTCTGGAAGGACGCGGCCAAGGCGCTGGGCGTCGCTGCCGCCGAAATTCCAACCTCCACCTCGCGCGGCAAGGAGACCTTCTTCGACGGCAAGGTGTTCGATCCCGAAAATCCGGCGGCCTATCTGAAGTCGCTCGCGATCAAGCGCGTCGAAGTCTGA
- a CDS encoding intradiol ring-cleavage dioxygenase yields the protein MTQFNETDLTEAVVKSFDSTPNPRAKFLLQELVKSLHDYVSKTGLTFEEWDYAIDFLTRTGQKCTDTRQEFILLSDVLGVSMLVDAVNHRDREGATQTTVLGPFYVGEHKVTAHGTDISPNNQTGDRMFVQSRVTDLKGKPLANVPVDVWHADDDGFYDSQKPNYDEVGASARARFITDSDGRFFFRTILPCSYPIPTDGPVGEMIMQTKRHPMRPAHVHFLVNAKGYEPLITHVFMDGDKYLDSDVVFGVKDDLVAKVEPRTDPAMPDGTAASGQWHLMTYEFHLKPGSGMAPTPLGTKTAEPA from the coding sequence ATGACCCAGTTCAACGAGACTGATCTCACTGAAGCCGTCGTCAAGAGCTTCGACAGCACCCCCAATCCGCGCGCGAAATTCCTGCTCCAAGAATTGGTGAAGTCGCTGCACGATTACGTGAGCAAGACGGGCCTGACCTTCGAGGAATGGGACTACGCCATCGATTTCCTGACCCGCACCGGGCAGAAATGCACCGATACCCGCCAGGAGTTCATCCTGCTGTCCGACGTGCTCGGCGTCTCGATGCTGGTCGACGCGGTCAACCATCGCGACCGCGAAGGCGCCACCCAGACCACCGTGCTCGGCCCGTTCTATGTTGGCGAGCACAAGGTGACCGCGCACGGCACCGACATCTCGCCGAACAATCAAACCGGCGATCGGATGTTCGTGCAGAGCCGTGTCACCGACCTCAAGGGCAAGCCGCTGGCCAATGTCCCCGTCGACGTATGGCATGCCGACGACGACGGCTTCTACGACTCCCAGAAACCCAACTATGACGAGGTCGGCGCTTCGGCGCGGGCGCGCTTCATCACCGATAGCGATGGCCGCTTCTTCTTCCGTACCATCCTGCCGTGCAGCTATCCGATCCCGACCGATGGCCCCGTCGGCGAGATGATCATGCAGACCAAGCGTCATCCGATGCGCCCGGCGCATGTGCACTTCCTGGTCAACGCGAAGGGATACGAGCCGCTGATCACGCACGTCTTCATGGACGGCGACAAATATCTGGATTCCGACGTGGTGTTCGGCGTGAAGGACGATCTCGTCGCCAAGGTCGAGCCGCGCACCGACCCCGCGATGCCTGACGGCACCGCGGCAAGCGGGCAGTGGCATTTGATGACTTACGAATTCCACCTCAAGCCCGGCAGTGGCATGGCGCCGACGCCGCTGGGGACGAAGACGGCAGAGCCCGCGTGA
- a CDS encoding SDR family oxidoreductase has product MTILVTGATGTIGRQVVEQLVKRGADVRALARDPAKANVPAGVAVAKGDLLDVDSMRSAFSGVSTLFLLNAVVPDEFTQALTALNLAREAGIERFVFLSVIHSDRYVNVPHFAGKFGVERMIEQMGFNATILRPAYFMNNELMIKDAVTGYGVYPMPIGNKGLAMIDARDIGEIAAIELIRRETSATPLPLDRINLVGPDTLTGAEAASIWSDVLGRAIAYGGDDTAGFEKNLRQFMPGWMAFDMRVMSERFLTEGMIPEAGDVERLTDILGRPLRSYRDFVAEIAASA; this is encoded by the coding sequence ATGACCATCCTCGTTACCGGCGCAACCGGCACCATCGGCCGCCAAGTCGTCGAACAACTCGTCAAGCGTGGCGCGGATGTGCGCGCGCTCGCCCGAGATCCCGCCAAGGCAAACGTCCCCGCTGGGGTCGCCGTCGCCAAGGGCGACTTGCTGGACGTCGATTCCATGCGCAGTGCGTTCTCAGGCGTCTCGACCCTGTTTCTGCTCAACGCCGTGGTGCCGGATGAATTCACCCAGGCGCTCACTGCGCTCAACCTCGCAAGAGAGGCCGGCATCGAACGGTTCGTCTTTCTGTCGGTGATCCACAGCGACCGCTACGTCAACGTGCCGCACTTTGCGGGCAAGTTCGGTGTGGAGCGCATGATCGAGCAGATGGGGTTCAACGCCACCATCCTGCGCCCCGCGTACTTCATGAACAACGAGCTCATGATCAAGGATGCGGTGACCGGGTACGGCGTGTATCCCATGCCGATTGGCAACAAGGGACTGGCGATGATCGACGCGCGCGATATCGGCGAGATCGCGGCGATCGAATTGATCCGCCGCGAGACATCCGCCACGCCGCTTCCTCTCGATCGCATTAATCTCGTTGGTCCCGATACACTGACTGGCGCGGAGGCTGCGTCCATCTGGTCGGACGTGCTCGGGCGCGCGATCGCCTATGGCGGCGACGACACCGCGGGATTCGAGAAGAACCTCAGGCAGTTCATGCCCGGCTGGATGGCTTTCGACATGCGGGTGATGAGCGAGCGCTTCCTTACGGAGGGAATGATCCCGGAGGCCGGCGACGTCGAGCGTTTGACCGATATCCTCGGTCGTCCCTTGCGCTCTTATCGCGACTTCGTCGCGGAGATCGCGGCCTCTGCCTGA
- a CDS encoding formate/nitrite transporter family protein, with protein sequence MSYLAPSEFVTKMVDAGESKIFMSTRDTMIRAYMAGAILALAAWFAVTINVNTGQPLVGALLFPVGFVMLYLLGFDLLTGVFVLSPLALIDKRPGVTIGGVLRNWGLVFVGNFAGAFTVAFMMAFVTTFGFTQAPDKVGAAIGNIGEGRTLGYAAHGAAGMATLFMRGMLCNWMVSTGVVGAMISTSVPGKVIAMWMPILVFFYMVFEHSVVNMFLFPSGLMLHAKFSIMDYLIWNEIPTVLGNLVGGLAFTGMTLYTTHVLTKPKRQIDKAAKPRVVA encoded by the coding sequence ATGTCGTATCTCGCGCCTTCGGAATTCGTCACCAAGATGGTGGATGCGGGCGAGTCCAAGATCTTCATGTCCACCCGGGATACCATGATCCGCGCCTACATGGCCGGCGCCATCCTGGCACTGGCGGCCTGGTTCGCCGTCACGATCAACGTGAACACCGGCCAGCCGCTGGTCGGCGCGCTGCTGTTTCCGGTCGGCTTCGTCATGCTCTATCTGTTGGGCTTCGATCTCCTCACCGGCGTGTTTGTGCTCTCGCCTCTCGCCCTGATCGACAAGCGCCCGGGCGTCACGATCGGCGGCGTACTGCGCAACTGGGGTCTGGTGTTCGTCGGCAATTTCGCCGGCGCCTTCACCGTGGCCTTCATGATGGCCTTCGTCACGACGTTCGGCTTCACACAGGCACCCGACAAGGTCGGCGCGGCGATCGGCAACATCGGCGAAGGCCGCACGCTCGGCTATGCAGCGCACGGCGCAGCCGGCATGGCGACGCTGTTCATGCGCGGGATGCTCTGCAACTGGATGGTCTCGACCGGCGTCGTCGGCGCCATGATCTCCACGTCCGTTCCCGGCAAGGTTATCGCGATGTGGATGCCGATCCTGGTGTTCTTCTACATGGTGTTCGAGCATTCCGTCGTGAACATGTTCCTGTTCCCGTCGGGCCTGATGCTGCACGCCAAGTTCTCGATCATGGACTATTTGATCTGGAACGAGATTCCGACCGTGCTCGGCAACCTCGTGGGCGGCCTCGCCTTCACCGGCATGACCCTCTACACCACGCATGTCCTCACCAAGCCGAAGCGCCAGATCGACAAGGCGGCCAAGCCCCGCGTCGTGGCCTGA
- a CDS encoding MFS transporter has product MTKSPTWISDWRPEDEAFWNATGKTIARRNLIWSIVAEHIGFSVWLIWSIVTTKLPQAGFHYTTDQLFQLVAVPGLIGALMRFPYTFAVTTFGGRNWTIFSAAILFIPTLSLAYFVSQPDTPFWLMLLIASTAGLGGGNFASSMTNISFFFPDRMKGWALGLNAAGGNIGVSSVQLLTPILMTLAVFNLFQATPVDGIFLQNAGLMWVLPIAIAVFGAVFFMNNLTTAKSSVKNQLAIVKRKHTWIMAYLYIGTFGSFIGYSAAFPLLIKTQFPQTTIAIAFLGPLVGSLSRPLGGWLADKIGGSILTFWNFMAMAAATVGVLYFVGHKDFTGFLAMFLILFVTTGIGNGSTYRMIPSIFREQNLFKVRGKGEAARALALKTASIESGAAVGFIGAVGAVGGYLIPTGFGKSIALTGGPQLALAIYLAFYASCLGLTWWFYLRRSPQREGAPSLAEARV; this is encoded by the coding sequence ATGACGAAGAGTCCAACTTGGATTTCCGACTGGCGCCCCGAAGATGAGGCGTTCTGGAATGCCACCGGCAAGACGATCGCGCGACGCAACCTGATCTGGTCGATCGTGGCCGAGCATATCGGCTTCTCGGTCTGGCTGATCTGGAGCATTGTCACCACCAAGCTGCCGCAGGCGGGCTTCCACTACACCACCGACCAACTGTTCCAGCTCGTCGCGGTCCCGGGCCTGATCGGCGCCTTGATGCGCTTTCCCTACACGTTCGCGGTCACGACCTTCGGCGGCCGCAACTGGACCATCTTCAGCGCGGCGATCCTGTTCATCCCGACCTTGTCGCTGGCCTATTTCGTCAGCCAGCCCGACACGCCGTTCTGGCTGATGCTGCTGATCGCCTCGACCGCCGGTCTCGGCGGCGGCAATTTCGCCTCCAGCATGACCAACATCTCCTTCTTCTTCCCTGACCGGATGAAGGGCTGGGCGCTCGGCCTGAACGCGGCCGGCGGCAATATCGGCGTCTCCAGCGTGCAGCTGCTGACCCCGATCCTGATGACGCTCGCCGTGTTCAACCTGTTCCAGGCGACCCCGGTGGACGGCATCTTCCTGCAGAATGCCGGCCTGATGTGGGTGCTGCCGATCGCGATCGCGGTGTTCGGGGCCGTGTTCTTCATGAACAACCTGACCACGGCGAAGTCTTCGGTGAAGAACCAGCTCGCGATCGTCAAGCGCAAGCACACCTGGATCATGGCGTATCTCTATATCGGCACGTTCGGGTCCTTCATCGGCTATTCGGCTGCGTTTCCGCTGCTGATCAAGACCCAGTTTCCGCAAACCACGATCGCGATCGCGTTCCTGGGGCCGCTGGTCGGCTCGCTGTCGCGGCCGCTCGGCGGTTGGCTCGCCGACAAGATCGGCGGCTCGATCCTCACCTTCTGGAATTTCATGGCGATGGCGGCGGCGACGGTCGGCGTGCTCTACTTCGTCGGGCACAAGGACTTCACCGGCTTCCTCGCGATGTTCCTGATCCTGTTCGTGACGACGGGCATCGGCAACGGCTCGACCTACCGCATGATCCCCTCGATCTTCCGCGAGCAGAACCTGTTCAAGGTGCGCGGCAAGGGCGAGGCGGCGCGCGCGCTCGCGCTGAAGACAGCGAGCATCGAGAGCGGTGCAGCGGTCGGTTTCATCGGCGCGGTCGGCGCCGTCGGCGGCTACCTGATCCCGACCGGTTTCGGCAAGTCGATCGCCCTGACCGGCGGCCCGCAGCTCGCGCTCGCGATCTATCTCGCCTTCTACGCCTCCTGTCTCGGCCTGACCTGGTGGTTCTACCTGCGTCGCAGCCCGCAGCGTGAAGGCGCGCCGAGCCTTGCCGAAGCGCGAGTCTGA
- a CDS encoding ABC transporter ATP-binding protein, with amino-acid sequence MTAYLKLDHIDKVFTRGAATTEVLKEINLTIEKGEYVSIIGHSGCGKSTLLNIIAGLTNATTGGVLLENREVNSPGPDRAVVFQNHSLLPWLTVYENVRLGVDKVFARTKTRAERDAWVMHNLNLVQMAHARDKRPSEISGGMKQRVGIARALAMEPKVLLLDEPFGALDALTRAHLQDSVMALHQKLGNTILMITHDVDEAVLLSDRIVMMTNGPSARIGEVLEVPLVRPRKRLELATNTTYLKCRQRVLEFLYERHRFVEAA; translated from the coding sequence ATGACCGCCTATCTGAAGCTAGACCACATCGACAAGGTCTTCACCCGCGGCGCCGCCACCACCGAGGTGCTGAAGGAGATCAATCTCACGATCGAGAAGGGCGAATACGTCTCGATCATCGGCCACTCAGGCTGCGGCAAGTCGACCCTGCTCAACATCATTGCGGGGTTGACCAACGCCACCACCGGCGGCGTGCTGCTGGAGAACCGCGAGGTCAACTCGCCCGGGCCCGACCGCGCCGTGGTGTTCCAGAACCACAGCCTGCTGCCGTGGCTCACCGTCTACGAGAACGTCCGGCTCGGCGTCGACAAGGTGTTCGCCAGGACCAAGACCCGCGCCGAGCGCGACGCCTGGGTGATGCACAATCTCAATCTGGTGCAAATGGCCCATGCCAGGGACAAGCGTCCCTCAGAAATCTCCGGCGGCATGAAGCAGCGCGTCGGCATCGCGCGGGCGCTGGCGATGGAACCGAAGGTGCTGCTGCTGGACGAGCCCTTCGGCGCGCTCGACGCGCTGACCCGCGCTCACCTGCAGGACTCGGTGATGGCGCTGCATCAGAAGCTCGGCAACACAATCTTGATGATCACTCACGACGTCGACGAGGCCGTGCTGCTGTCCGACCGCATCGTGATGATGACCAATGGGCCGAGTGCGCGCATCGGCGAGGTGCTGGAGGTGCCGCTGGTACGCCCGCGCAAACGGCTCGAACTCGCCACGAACACCACTTACTTGAAGTGCCGCCAGCGTGTGCTCGAATTCCTCTACGAGCGTCACCGCTTCGTCGAGGCCGCGTAA
- a CDS encoding globin family protein yields the protein MTPEQITLIQQSFSKVAPISEQAAVLFYDRLFEVAPSVRAMFPQDMTEQRKKLMGMLAAVVGGLSNLETILPAASALAKRHVAYGAKAEHYPVVGATLLWTLEKGLGEVWTPELAAAWTDAYGVLSGYMISEAYGAQAQAAE from the coding sequence ATGACGCCCGAACAGATCACCCTCATCCAGCAGAGCTTTTCCAAGGTCGCGCCGATTTCGGAGCAGGCCGCGGTGCTGTTCTACGATCGCCTGTTCGAGGTGGCGCCGTCCGTGCGCGCGATGTTTCCGCAAGACATGACCGAGCAACGCAAGAAGCTGATGGGCATGCTCGCTGCCGTCGTCGGCGGCCTGTCGAACCTCGAGACGATCCTTCCCGCGGCCTCCGCGCTCGCCAAGCGGCACGTCGCCTACGGCGCCAAGGCCGAGCACTATCCCGTGGTCGGCGCGACGCTGCTGTGGACCCTGGAGAAGGGACTTGGCGAGGTCTGGACGCCCGAACTCGCCGCCGCCTGGACGGACGCTTACGGTGTTCTGTCCGGCTACATGATTTCCGAGGCCTATGGCGCGCAGGCGCAGGCCGCCGAATAG
- the ntrB gene encoding nitrate ABC transporter permease, with translation MNMPATKLDVETARPVGAAAPIVAMTPKRAARSEVYARMARETAVRVIPPIVVIALLMLVWELVCRRAGSALPPPSKVFQDTKELIFDPFFDHGGIDKGLFWHLSASLQRVALGYSLSAIVGIALGVLVGQSVWAMRGLDPLFQVLRTIPPLAWLPLSLAAFRDGQPSAIFVIFITSIWPIIINTAVGIRNIPQDYRNVAAVVQLNPLEFFAKIMIPAAAPYIFTGLRIGIGLSWLAIIAAEMLIGGVGIGFFIWDAWNSSHISEIILALFYVGIIGFVLDRMIAGLGKIVTRGTAQG, from the coding sequence ATGAACATGCCTGCCACGAAGTTGGATGTTGAGACCGCGAGGCCCGTTGGCGCGGCCGCACCGATCGTTGCGATGACACCGAAGCGCGCCGCGCGTAGCGAAGTTTATGCGCGGATGGCGCGGGAGACCGCGGTTCGCGTGATCCCGCCGATCGTCGTGATCGCGCTGTTGATGCTGGTGTGGGAGCTCGTCTGCCGCCGCGCCGGGTCGGCGCTGCCGCCGCCATCGAAAGTGTTCCAGGACACCAAGGAACTGATCTTCGATCCCTTCTTCGACCATGGCGGCATCGACAAGGGCCTGTTCTGGCATCTCTCCGCCAGTCTTCAGCGCGTCGCGCTCGGCTACTCGCTCTCCGCCATCGTCGGAATCGCGCTCGGCGTGCTGGTCGGGCAATCGGTCTGGGCGATGCGCGGGCTCGATCCACTGTTCCAGGTCTTGCGGACCATTCCGCCACTGGCCTGGCTGCCGCTCTCGCTCGCCGCCTTCCGGGACGGCCAGCCCTCGGCGATCTTCGTCATTTTCATCACCTCGATCTGGCCGATCATCATCAACACCGCGGTCGGCATCCGCAATATTCCGCAGGATTATCGCAACGTCGCCGCGGTGGTGCAGCTCAACCCTCTCGAGTTTTTCGCCAAGATCATGATCCCGGCGGCGGCGCCCTACATCTTCACGGGCCTGCGCATCGGCATCGGCCTGTCGTGGCTTGCCATCATCGCGGCGGAAATGCTGATCGGTGGCGTCGGCATCGGCTTCTTCATCTGGGACGCCTGGAATTCCTCGCATATCAGCGAAATCATTCTGGCGTTGTTCTATGTCGGCATCATCGGGTTCGTGCTCGATCGCATGATCGCGGGCCTCGGCAAGATCGTCACTCGTGGCACGGCGCAGGGCTGA
- a CDS encoding protein kinase domain-containing protein produces the protein MTMTRGLLISVGQHSDKGRKPINQDFHGVLIPEEPLLGLKGIAAVLADGISSSTVSQIASESAVKSFLMDYYCTSESWTVKTSARRVLDATNSWLHAQTRKSQYAYDRDKGYVCTLSAMVIKATTAHIFHVGDCRIYRVAGRTLEQLTEDHRIIVSSEQTYLGRALGINPQLEIDYQAFEVEAGDTFLLATDGAYEFVDARFITSAVNEHAGELDGAAKAIVEEAYRRGSDDNVTVQILRVDAVPQREPAGIFNQTSQLPLPPLPEPRAIFDGYRIIREIHGSSRSHIYLAVDVETEQPVALKLPSVDLRDNAAYLKRFLMEEWIARRIDSPHVLKPLSQSRRRSYLYVATEFVEGQTLKQWMTDNPRADLETVRGLIEQIAAGLRAFHRMEMLHQDLRPDNILIDKTGTAKIIDFGSVRVAGVAEAAPPDETDDILGTVQYTAPEYFLGQGGSPRSDMFSLAVICYQMLTGKLPYGAQIARIRRKADVRRLKYRAADDDRDVPAWIDGALRRALHPDPTKRHKDLSEFIFELRTPNPAYLDTRITPLLERSPLMFWKLTTAALACAVVVLLALLHAR, from the coding sequence ATGACGATGACCCGCGGACTCCTGATCTCGGTCGGCCAGCACTCGGACAAGGGTCGCAAGCCCATCAATCAGGATTTTCACGGCGTCCTGATTCCAGAGGAGCCGCTGCTCGGCCTGAAAGGCATCGCAGCGGTCCTCGCCGACGGCATCTCCAGCAGCACGGTGAGCCAGATCGCCAGCGAGTCGGCGGTCAAGAGCTTCCTGATGGACTATTACTGCACGTCGGAATCCTGGACGGTGAAGACCTCCGCCCGCCGCGTGCTCGACGCGACCAATTCCTGGCTGCATGCGCAGACGCGCAAAAGCCAATATGCCTATGACCGCGACAAGGGCTATGTCTGCACTCTCAGCGCCATGGTCATCAAGGCGACCACCGCGCACATCTTCCATGTCGGCGACTGCCGCATCTACCGCGTCGCCGGCAGGACGCTGGAACAGCTGACCGAAGATCACCGCATCATCGTGTCGTCGGAGCAAACCTATCTCGGCCGCGCGCTCGGCATCAATCCGCAGCTCGAGATCGACTACCAGGCGTTCGAGGTCGAGGCCGGCGACACCTTCCTGCTGGCAACCGATGGTGCCTACGAGTTCGTCGACGCGCGCTTCATCACGAGCGCGGTGAACGAGCACGCCGGCGAGCTCGACGGAGCGGCGAAGGCGATCGTCGAGGAAGCCTACCGGCGCGGCAGCGACGACAACGTCACGGTCCAGATCCTGCGCGTCGACGCGGTGCCGCAGCGCGAGCCGGCCGGCATCTTCAATCAGACCTCACAATTGCCGTTGCCACCGCTGCCGGAGCCGCGCGCGATATTCGACGGTTACCGCATCATCAGGGAAATCCACGGCAGCAGCCGCAGCCACATCTATCTCGCCGTCGACGTTGAGACCGAGCAGCCGGTCGCGCTCAAGCTGCCGTCGGTCGATTTGCGCGACAATGCCGCCTATCTCAAGCGTTTCCTGATGGAGGAGTGGATCGCACGCCGGATCGACAGCCCGCACGTGCTGAAGCCGCTGTCACAGTCCAGGCGGCGCAGCTACCTCTACGTCGCGACCGAGTTCGTCGAAGGCCAGACCTTGAAACAGTGGATGACCGACAATCCGCGCGCCGACCTCGAAACCGTCCGCGGCCTCATCGAGCAGATTGCCGCGGGCCTGCGCGCCTTCCACCGCATGGAGATGCTGCATCAGGATCTCAGGCCCGACAACATCCTGATCGACAAGACCGGCACCGCGAAGATCATCGACTTCGGATCGGTCAGGGTTGCCGGCGTCGCGGAAGCGGCGCCGCCCGACGAGACCGACGACATCCTGGGCACGGTCCAGTATACGGCGCCGGAGTATTTTCTCGGGCAAGGCGGATCGCCGCGCTCCGACATGTTTTCACTGGCAGTGATCTGCTACCAGATGCTGACGGGAAAGCTTCCCTACGGCGCCCAGATTGCCAGGATCCGGCGCAAGGCGGACGTGCGGAGGCTCAAATATCGCGCCGCAGACGACGACCGCGATGTTCCGGCCTGGATCGACGGCGCGCTCCGCCGCGCGCTCCATCCCGATCCCACCAAGCGGCACAAAGATCTCTCGGAGTTCATCTTCGAACTTCGTACCCCCAATCCGGCCTATCTCGACACGCGGATCACGCCGCTCCTGGAGCGCAGCCCGCTGATGTTCTGGAAGCTGACGACAGCGGCGCTCGCCTGCGCGGTCGTCGTGCTGCTGGCGCTGCTGCACGCACGCTGA